The window AGAATCCTCTGCTGCTATTGCCGCCCTCACAACCTCCCAAGACAttgtgagaagaagaagcaagagcTGCGAAGCCACAATGTGCAGCTCCACGCAGATTTGTTTGTGGCCGGGGTCACCGCTGCTATTGCCGCCCTCACAGTCTCCCAAGCAATGTCACCAACACGTGGATGGTGGTGCACCAGATCATCTACAAGCCATTTGGCGATGCCAGGGGAGCTGGGAGGAGAGGGTTTTGGGGAGGAGATGGGAAAGAGAGGGTTTCAGggaggagatgggagagagattgTTTCAAGgcggagatggaagagagaggggTTCAGGCAATGGTACCGTCAGATGGAGGTGCTGAAGCATCTGGTGTGGGGTTCCAATGCCAAAGCTAGATGAAGAAGGCGGAAGAAGTAGAGGAGGAAAAGGAGAGTTGGGCATTGTGGCTAAGAAGCTCCTGCTTCTTCTTTTCACAATTTCAACACAGATTATGTGTAGGAATTTCTTGAATTAGGTCCTAGAGTTGAATGGGTttcggcggtggtggtggtgttggtggtggtgctggctgTGGAAGAGGATCGGCGGCGACAGTgatggcgatgatggtggtgctagcagaagaagaagggtaagttAGTCATTTAAATACTAataacagactaacaccgtcaggtttaAGGGAGTGTCAAATAATTGTTTGAAATGTTGGTGTtagtaagcaaaatggccatagtctagggggtgtcccATGTAATTTTCTcattataaaacaaaaattggaGTCTACTTCTCTTAACCTATTAGTGCAAGTGCAAGTGTGTAACTTTTATTCTAGttacaaaaatcaaataaatataaaatcaaaCAATATATAGTATGATTAAGCTTCAGAGTAAATAAGATGATGGCATAGTAAAGTTCAAACTCCTAATTTACGTGTTTGCGCTGTTCGCTGGTCCTATCCTTATTGACTTCAACGATGACTCCGGGTCTTGACAcatttttcaaattaatttgCTGATACCCATTCCAATTGGTGCCTGAGGAACTGCTGAAAGTTGGGaatatttttaccaaaaaaaagaaagttgggAATATTGTTGTTAAAATGGATTTAGTTAATGGAGAAATGTTCTTGACAGTCCACTCAGATGGTTTCTTTCCATGGATCATGGTTTTCTGCCACACGGACAGCTGGGATGCCATCTATGCAATGGACCACTTGTCCAACTGTATCCATGGGGCCCCATCTGTCATTTTTGGATAAGACTACTTTAACTAAGAAAGCCATTAGGAAAGggaagatctggatcctctacttctgaGCTGCCCCTACTTCCGTCCGTCCCACACACAGCAAGGCTGaaaagatcgccttaccccagctcaggcaggggtaaagTAGTCTTTTtgccgccttgctgtgtcttgggcACACACGGCAGTAGGGGCAGCTCAGCAGTGATGCGAAAGGGATCAGGAAAGCTTGAAAAGTCAAATAGTTCTAAGacaaagaaacacaaaaagatGTTTAGCCTCTCTTAGATGAGCTTCCAACAATGTGGTGTAAGGGATTTGGCCAAGCTTTCCTCACGATTGAgccaaaaaatttgaaatccatCTTTATCTCTTGTATATGCATTGATTTGCTGAGATTCtgcaatttctctttttcaaatGCCCCCACAGATTTAAGGATTATATAAGTAGGTAAAATTTAGTTGAAGCAACCTTACACAAAGCTACTTTAGAACTTTGAGCAATACTTGAATAACTTCAAGATTCTGAAAATGTGAAACAATCACAATTTGATAAATGGAATGCAAAGCAATCATGCTTGGAGCCTGCTATGAACTGTAGGGAGGCATAGGCTAATAATGGATGGAAAACTGAGATAACTGAAAATTGACAATAACATTCCCTTTTACATTGACAAACAGTAATAACCCATAAAGAAAAATCTCTTCCTTGATCAAGAAAACACTAAATGTTCACACATGACAAAGCATACACATATCCACAGACCAGACAAATCCAACACATTGAATCACATGGACTTCAGATTACTAGATTGAAAATAGTTGATATCCTCTCCATTTTAACCTTCCATATCGATGATGCATCGGAGACCTTCTCCTTTAAGCATTAAATCGAAAGCCTTGTTGATATCTGAGAATGGGACTGAATGGGTTATGAACTTCTCAACCTCAAGTTCCTGCACACCAGATACAATAAAGACCCACATTATGTTCTAAGCTTTATCACTAGACCAATGTCTTATACTTTGATTTTTCTGTAAAGGATAATTGAAATACTAAATAGCCAATATTGCTTGCTAACCTTGCTCATGTATTTTTCTACAACATTGGGCAGATCCGAACGCGGCTTGTAGTTCCCAAAGAAGGTTCCCTTGAGAGTCCTTTCATTCAATACATTCATGGGGTGGGTCTTGAATACAGCATCCTTGTGTGGAACACCAACAAGAACAGCAACACCCCAACCCTGTTGATTGAGATGAAATCACTGTCATTAGAGATTGTAAATTTCACACTTAAccaagagaaacagaaagaaaagaaccGGATGCTAGTTAGAACCTACATCATGAACACATTCAAATGCAGAGATCATGGCATCAATATTTCCTGTACACTCGACACTTCGGTCAACTCCTCCATTAGTCATCTCAGCAAGGACCTAAATAGAGTAGTCAAAGAACAGAGTCATTCAATGTTGGATAATAACCTCTCTAATAGAAAATAGGAACTGCATTCAAATATTCATACTACTAAAGAGAAACAAACCTCTTGAACTGGTTTCTGATAGTCTTTTGGGTTCACAAACTCATTAACACCAAACTTCTTTGCTGTTAAGAAAGAAAGTTCAATTTATTAAccaataataaatatataaactTTTGCCTAGAAAGAGACTGTGGATCCCTGCTATCTTACCTTCATGGAATCTGCTAGAGTTCACATCAACACCGATAATCCTTGAAGCTCCAGCAATCCTGGCTCCTTCCGCAGCCTAATCACATGGCAAAACCATAAGAAAATTCCCCATTAGAGGAAATGGGACAAACAAGAATGTCAAAAATTCATCCAAATTGCAAAAGATAGAAACTCACAGCAAGGCCTACTGCTCCTAATCCAAATATTGCCACTGTTGAGCCCTTGGTAGGTTTTGCAACATTCAAGGTAGCACCAAGACCTTAAAACAAACACTCAAACTTGGTTAatccaaaagagaaaaaaggtggaagggggaagggaagaaaaggTTACATTTGTGGAGGGCTGGTTTGTTGTTCACTCACCAGTTGAGATTCCACAGCTTAGAACACAAACTTTATCAAGGGGAGCCAAAGGGTTAATCTTGGCCACAGAGCCAACATGGCAGACGGTATACTCGCTAAAGGTGGAAGTGCCCACGAAGTGGTAAATGGGCTTCCCATTGATGGAGAATCTTGACTGGCCATCGCCGATCATCACACCCCTGTCTGTGTTGATCCTCAGGAGCCTGCACATGTTGCTCTCCTCAGACTTGCAGTGGTCACACTCCTTGCATTCCCCTGTAAACACTGGTAGGACATGGTCTCCTGGTTGGAGATCTATCACTCCCTCGCCCACACTCTCCACGATCCTAAAATCAATAAATCGAACAGACCAAATTAGTTACAGAATGAAATACAGAAACTTTGcaaatcaatttcaattcatCACAGTGATCAAACATGAAAACTTGAAAAAGTAGGATTCGAATGTACATACCCCCCTGCCTCGTGCCCATAAATGCGAGGAAACAAGGGATTTTGTCCCTGCAGAAAAAAGAAACCCATGTCAGTTCCACTGCCTAGACAGAAGAACCATCATTTCAGTAATCCAATTCAAACAATCGAGATCTCAGTTTCAATTTTGAAGCCA is drawn from Telopea speciosissima isolate NSW1024214 ecotype Mountain lineage chromosome 1, Tspe_v1, whole genome shotgun sequence and contains these coding sequences:
- the LOC122669959 gene encoding alcohol dehydrogenase 1-like, which gives rise to MSSSAGKVIRCRAAVAWEAGKPLVIEEVEVAPPQAMEVRLKILYTSLCHTDVYFWEAKGQNPLFPRIYGHEAGGIVESVGEGVIDLQPGDHVLPVFTGECKECDHCKSEESNMCRLLRINTDRGVMIGDGQSRFSINGKPIYHFVGTSTFSEYTVCHVGSVAKINPLAPLDKVCVLSCGISTGLGATLNVAKPTKGSTVAIFGLGAVGLAAAEGARIAGASRIIGVDVNSSRFHEAKKFGVNEFVNPKDYQKPVQEVLAEMTNGGVDRSVECTGNIDAMISAFECVHDGWGVAVLVGVPHKDAVFKTHPMNVLNERTLKGTFFGNYKPRSDLPNVVEKYMSKELEVEKFITHSVPFSDINKAFDLMLKGEGLRCIIDMEG